From a region of the Corvus cornix cornix isolate S_Up_H32 chromosome 2, ASM73873v5, whole genome shotgun sequence genome:
- the CHPF2 gene encoding LOW QUALITY PROTEIN: chondroitin sulfate glucuronyltransferase (The sequence of the model RefSeq protein was modified relative to this genomic sequence to represent the inferred CDS: inserted 1 base in 1 codon), with amino-acid sequence MRQVRWQRRRAAGLKAAATPHGPVPETPARPLSCHRPAGNRVPGPPSHRAAAARAPRARHVLRPLCELGLAVAAAMRLGAFLSALRPALPLLLGLSXGCSLSLLRASWSHSAAEERCLAPGPPPPPARGAPPEAGEGRPGPGHEDFRPRIVPYYRDPNKPYKKVLRTRYIQTELGFHERLFVAVLTSKATLNTLAVAVNKTVAHHFPRLLYFTGLRSAKVPHGMVLVAHGDERPIWLMYETMNYIHQHFGSDYDWFYIMQDDTYAQAEQVKALVTHLSINQDVYLGRAEEFIGGDEQARYCHGGFGYLLSRSLLLKLHPHLDSCRNEILSVRPDEWLGRCIIDFLGITCVSQLQGQHYHTYELAKNTELEKEEEEEFQAALAVHPVSDMTLMYRLHKQFSRIQLDRVYQEIQDLQMQIRNLTALTPAGEAGVTWPVGINAPFLPKSRFEVISWDYFTEQHLFSCPDGSPKCELSGASKADVSEIIESAVEQLNRRYQPLLRFSKRQLLNGYRRFDPTRGMEYTLDLLLEAATQKGHSHVLAKRVSLVRPLSKVEIIPMPYVTEATRVQLVLPLTVQDLDFVANFLDMFAMNTLDTHDNALLTLLFIYHPYDAQRVGQVDVFAGVKAMVGELEKRYAEVKIPWISVKTEVPSQVKLMDIVSKKHPVDTLFFLASVWTEINMEFLNRCRMNTISNWQVFFPVHFQEFNPALVYRGEQTASSNTDFLRDGHFDRHSFAEACFYNSDYMTARTKLAADILDRDEVLESMEVFDVFLHYSGLHLFRAVEPGLVQKYTLRSCNPRLSEDLYHRCVLSNLEGLASRSHLAMALFEQEQANST; translated from the exons ATGCGACAGGTGAGGTGGCAGCGGCGGAGAGCGGCCGGGCTGAAAGCCGCCGCCACTCCCCACGGCCCCGTCCCGGAAACCCCGGCCCGCCCTCTGTCCTGTCACCGGCCTGCGGGTAACAGAGTCCCGGGGCCGCCGTCCCATAGGGCCGCTGCCGCCCGAGCGCCCCGCGCCCGCCATGTCCTGCGGCCGCTCTGTGAGCTCGGCCTGGCCGTAGCTGCCGCGATGCGCCTGGGCGCGTTCCTGAGCGCGCTGCGGCCCGCGCTGCCTCTCCTGCTcgggctgt ctggctgcagcctgagcctCCTGCGCGCCTCCTGGAGCCACAGCGCGGCTGAGGAACGCTGTCTGGCaccggggccgcccccgccgcccgctcgTGGAGCTCCGCCCgaggcaggggaggggaggccCGGCCCGGGCCACGAGGACTTCAGGCCCCGGATTGTGCCGTATTACAGAGACCCTAACAAGCCTTACAAAAAAGTACTCAG AACTCGCTACATCCAGACAGAATTGGGATTCCATGAGAGACTATTTGTGGCTGTCCTGACCTCCAAGGCCACACTGAACACATTGGCAGTGGCAGTGAACAAGACAGTGGCCCACCACTTCCCTCGCCTGCTGTACTTCACCGGGCTGCGCAGTGCCAAGGTGCCCCATGGCATGGTGCTGGTGGCCCACGGCGATGAGAGGCCCATTTGGCTCATGTATGAGACCATGAACTATATCCATCAACATTTTGGTTCTGACTATGACTGGTTCTACATCATGCAGGATGACACCTATGCCCAAGCTGAACAGGTCAAGGCTCTGGTGACACACCTGAGTATTAACCAAGATGTGTACCTGGGGCGAGCAGAGGAGTTCATCGGGGGAGATGAGCAGGCCCGTTACTGCCATGGGGGCTTTGGCTACCTGCTGTCCCGTAGCCTGTTGCTTAAGCTCCATCCACACCTGGACAGCTGTCGCAATGAGATCCTCAGTGTGCGCCCAGATGAGTGGCTGGGTCGTTGCATCATTGATTTCCTTGGCATCACTTGTGTTTCCCAGCTCCAG GGCCAGCATTATCACACTTATGAACTGGCCAAGAATACTGAattggagaaggaggaagaagaggagttTCAAGCAGCTCTTGCGGTGCACCCTGTTTCTGACATGACCCTGATGTACCGGCTGCACAAGCAGTTCAGCAGGATCCAGCTGGACAGAGTCTATCAGGAGATCCAGGACCTCCAG ATGCAGATCAGGAACCTGACAGCCCTGACCCCTGCAGGTGAGGCAGGTGTGACCTGGCCTGTGGGCATTAACGCCCCATTCCTTCCAAAGTCCCGTTTTGAGGTGATCAGCTGGGACTACTTCACAGAACAGCACCTCTTCTCCTGTCCTGACGGCTCCCCAAAGTGTGAGCTCTCTGGAGCCAGTAAAGCAGATGTCAGCGAAATCATTGAGTCTGCAGTCGAGCAGCTGAACCGTCGCTATCAGCCCCTGCTCCGCTTCAGCAAGCGGCAGCTGCTGAACGGCTACCGGCGCTTCGACCCCACGCGGGGCATGGAATACACGCTGGACCTGCTCCTGGAGGCCGCCACCCAGAAGGGTCACAGTCATGTTCTGGCCAAGCGAGTGAGCCTGGTGCGACCCTTAAGTAAGGTGGAAATTATTCCCATGCCATATGTGACAGAGGCCACACGGGTGCAACTGGTGCTTCCCTTGACAGTGCAAGACCTGGATTTTGTAGCAAACTTCCTGGATATGTTTGCTATGAACACACTGGACACACATGATAATGCCCTGCTGACTTTGCTTTTTATCTACCATCCCTACGATGCCCAGAGAGTTGGTCAGGTGGATGTTTTTGCTGGAGTCAAAGCCATGGTAGGAGAGCTAGAGAAACGCTATGCAGAAGTTAAAATTCCGTGGATTAGTGTTAAAACAGAGGTGCCATCGCAAGTGAAGCTCATGGATATAGTCTCAAAGAAGCATCCCGTGGATACACTGTTCTTCTTGGCCAGCGTCTGGACAGAAATCAACATGGAGTTTCTGAACCGCTGCCGCATGAATACCATCAGCAATTGGCAGGTCTTTTTCCCTGTGCATTTCCAGGAGTTCAACCCCGCACTGGTGTACCGTGGTGAGCAGACAGCATCCTCCAACACTGACTTCCTGAGAGATGGGCATTTTGACAGACATTCCTTTGCTGAGGCCTGCTTTTATAATTCTGACTATATGACAGCACGTACCAAGCTTGCAGCTGATATCCTGGACCGAGATGAGGTGCTGGAGAGCATGGAGGTATTTGATGTCTTCCTCCACTATTCTGGCCTGCACTTGTTCAGGGCTGTGGAGCCAGGGCTAGTGCAGAAATACACACTGAGAAGCTGCAATCCCCGGCTCAGTGAGGACCTGTACCATCGCTGTGTGCTCAGTAACTTGGAAGGACTCGCGTCCCGCTCACATTTAGCCATGGCCCTCTTTGAGCAGGAACAGGCCAACAGCACTTGA